Proteins encoded in a region of the Marinococcus sp. PL1-022 genome:
- a CDS encoding NAD(P)/FAD-dependent oxidoreductase: MPQIDYDLIVLGGGSGGLTVASGAAQFGMRTALVDDRENLGGECLHAGCIPSKAFVTVGREIQNARKAAEEFGLQLDGNADFERVKERVRNAVADVQELDDISGFEALGIDVYMRRGEFMDPHHLYLEDGSVLGGKRIVIATGSSPNVPPIENLELLPYYTNETIFEAEKLPEKLVCVGGGPVGMELAQTLARIGSSVTAVDSGDRIFSKEEKEIAERAQKELEKEIHFIPNTRVVRLEKENGRVYAVTEGETEQKIEADALLLAAGRVPNTNNIGLEKAGVRVKKDRSVDVSDTMQTSVPHIYAIGDASGGYMFTHAAGMEGQTVVSNAVFGLRRKINYNALPWAYYTEPEIFHLGVTEEEAKQLEGVDVRIYRIEGKQVDRFLAEGDPVPLVKIITDQKGNIIGAHAVGRHAADWMQQVTAAKTWKKKLRSFSSVVYPYPAHGDIVKKAADEYWRKALFNSPVNKVLKKYVAWFR, from the coding sequence ATGCCACAGATTGACTACGATTTAATAGTGCTTGGGGGCGGGTCCGGCGGGCTGACCGTGGCGTCCGGAGCGGCGCAGTTTGGCATGAGGACCGCTTTGGTCGATGACAGGGAAAATCTTGGAGGCGAATGCCTCCATGCCGGTTGTATACCGTCGAAAGCATTTGTGACTGTCGGAAGAGAAATACAGAACGCCCGGAAAGCAGCAGAAGAATTCGGTCTGCAGCTGGATGGAAACGCTGATTTCGAACGGGTGAAAGAAAGAGTGAGAAATGCGGTAGCCGATGTGCAGGAGCTTGATGATATAAGCGGATTCGAAGCGCTTGGGATTGATGTATACATGCGGCGCGGGGAATTTATGGATCCGCATCACCTGTACCTTGAGGATGGAAGTGTCCTTGGCGGAAAAAGAATCGTCATTGCTACCGGCTCGAGTCCGAATGTGCCTCCTATTGAAAATCTAGAGCTTCTGCCTTACTACACGAACGAAACGATTTTCGAGGCGGAGAAGCTGCCGGAAAAACTGGTGTGTGTCGGAGGCGGCCCGGTTGGTATGGAGCTTGCCCAGACGCTCGCACGAATCGGCTCTTCTGTGACGGCGGTAGACTCGGGGGATCGCATTTTCTCAAAGGAAGAAAAGGAAATTGCTGAACGGGCGCAGAAGGAATTAGAGAAGGAAATCCATTTTATTCCTAACACCCGGGTGGTACGGCTCGAAAAAGAAAATGGGCGTGTGTATGCTGTTACAGAAGGAGAAACCGAACAGAAAATCGAAGCGGATGCGCTTTTGCTTGCGGCAGGGCGTGTGCCGAACACAAATAACATAGGATTAGAAAAAGCCGGTGTGAGGGTAAAGAAAGATAGGAGCGTCGACGTCTCGGATACCATGCAGACGTCTGTGCCGCATATCTACGCCATTGGCGATGCAAGCGGGGGCTATATGTTTACGCACGCGGCCGGTATGGAGGGCCAGACGGTGGTTTCCAACGCTGTTTTTGGGCTGCGCCGGAAAATTAATTATAATGCGCTCCCCTGGGCGTATTATACCGAGCCGGAGATTTTTCATCTGGGTGTGACCGAAGAAGAAGCTAAACAGCTTGAAGGCGTAGACGTCCGTATTTACCGTATTGAAGGAAAACAGGTGGACCGGTTTCTGGCTGAAGGCGACCCGGTTCCTTTAGTGAAAATTATTACTGATCAAAAAGGAAACATCATCGGAGCGCATGCTGTCGGACGCCATGCGGCTGATTGGATGCAGCAGGTCACCGCAGCAAAAACGTGGAAGAAGAAGCTGCGTTCATTTTCGAGTGTGGTTTATCCGTATCCGGCTCATGGAGACATCGTGAAAAAAGCAGCGGATGAATACTGGCGGAAGGCTTTGTTTAACAGTCCGGTCAACAAGGTACTTAAAAAGTATGTAGCATGGTTTCGGTAA
- a CDS encoding CDP-alcohol phosphatidyltransferase family protein, with translation MIDTHARKWADPVIDKTADWFLNRRWTANQVTVLAFGIGVLTGPLIYFDAAWAAFICLWISGFLDTVDGAMARKTSPSAFGTVLDITFDRLVEASVLLGLAFRYPDLMWLLLLLSVSILFSITVFLTVGNMSERSGIKSFYYQAGLAERTEGFILFSVMMLFPAILLYSTALFLFVETFTALQRLLEAKRLLKEQDDNATD, from the coding sequence ATGATTGATACACACGCCCGGAAATGGGCAGACCCGGTCATAGACAAAACCGCCGATTGGTTTCTGAACCGGCGTTGGACAGCCAATCAGGTAACTGTTCTTGCATTTGGCATCGGGGTGCTTACAGGACCGCTTATTTATTTTGATGCTGCGTGGGCAGCCTTTATCTGCCTCTGGATTTCAGGGTTTTTAGACACCGTGGATGGTGCAATGGCGAGAAAAACCAGTCCGTCCGCGTTTGGAACGGTGCTTGATATTACGTTTGACCGCCTCGTGGAAGCGAGTGTTCTGCTTGGGCTGGCCTTCCGGTATCCGGATTTAATGTGGCTGCTGCTTCTGTTAAGTGTCTCCATACTGTTTTCAATTACTGTGTTTTTAACAGTGGGAAACATGTCAGAACGGAGCGGAATCAAATCGTTTTATTACCAGGCGGGACTAGCCGAGCGGACCGAGGGATTTATTTTGTTTTCCGTCATGATGCTTTTTCCGGCTATTTTACTTTATTCCACTGCTTTATTTTTATTTGTCGAAACATTTACTGCTCTGCAGAGACTGCTGGAAGCAAAACGATTATTAAAGGAGCAGGATGACAATGCCACAGATTGA
- a CDS encoding TVP38/TMEM64 family protein, with amino-acid sequence MSIKSIIKYVVFLTAVVTIAWLNAEVFRFSPQAVRDEILILGAWAPVIYIAACMLRPLILFPASIMSLAGGLAFGPAAGVIYILIGGTSGALLAYGVGRLLGKELFQTKMKGKMEVWRRKLEAEGFRATLLMRPSAHIEF; translated from the coding sequence ATGAGCATTAAAAGTATTATAAAATATGTTGTCTTTCTGACAGCTGTTGTGACAATCGCCTGGTTGAACGCCGAAGTGTTCCGGTTCTCGCCGCAGGCGGTAAGGGATGAAATTTTAATACTCGGTGCCTGGGCTCCTGTTATTTACATTGCGGCCTGTATGCTCCGGCCGCTTATTTTATTTCCAGCTTCGATTATGTCGCTTGCCGGCGGGCTCGCTTTTGGTCCGGCTGCAGGCGTGATATACATCTTAATTGGCGGGACCAGCGGGGCTCTGCTCGCATACGGAGTCGGGAGGCTGCTCGGGAAAGAATTGTTTCAGACAAAAATGAAAGGAAAAATGGAAGTCTGGAGAAGGAAGCTCGAAGCGGAAGGCTTCCGGGCAACGCTTTTGATGAGGCCTTCTGCCCATATTGAATTTTGA